In Methanofollis fontis, the following proteins share a genomic window:
- a CDS encoding transcriptional regulator — MSQEHLLDMVVSVMLTAGYDVSERCSMRPRSFDLIAGNGRVLLVIKVVSHIDSVSEEIARDMDIIARHMRASPMIIGDRARDSDLERGTVYVRYGIYAISPATLYDFLVEEVPPLIYAQPGGLYVNINGGVLKGLRERHQLSLGDLARHLGVSRRTISKYEDGMSTSLEVAIELEEIFDEAVVESIDLLSYSPSSEREEQVPHSDFIPDFDRIGVEVHQMRRAPFQALAMAEDEMILACYGTAQRIVKRAALIGNISQVTRTHAICVISDSRKKKRIGKTLVVGEVHLSGLEDSSDLIEMINH, encoded by the coding sequence ATGTCCCAGGAGCACCTTCTTGATATGGTTGTCAGCGTGATGCTGACGGCTGGATATGACGTTTCCGAACGGTGTAGCATGCGCCCCAGGTCGTTTGACCTCATCGCCGGGAACGGCAGGGTTCTTCTGGTCATCAAGGTCGTCTCCCATATCGATTCTGTCTCTGAGGAGATCGCACGGGACATGGACATCATCGCCCGCCACATGCGTGCCTCTCCCATGATCATCGGCGACCGGGCCCGTGATTCCGATCTTGAGCGGGGCACCGTGTATGTGCGCTATGGCATCTATGCGATCAGTCCGGCCACTCTCTATGACTTTCTCGTCGAGGAGGTGCCGCCCCTCATCTATGCCCAGCCCGGCGGGCTGTATGTGAATATCAATGGCGGTGTGCTGAAGGGGCTGCGTGAACGCCACCAGCTCTCTCTCGGTGATCTTGCCCGCCACCTGGGGGTCTCACGACGGACGATCTCGAAGTACGAGGACGGCATGAGCACCTCACTTGAGGTCGCCATCGAGCTCGAAGAGATCTTTGACGAGGCGGTGGTGGAGTCGATCGACCTGCTTTCGTACTCTCCGTCCTCGGAACGAGAGGAGCAAGTTCCCCATTCTGATTTCATTCCTGATTTCGATCGTATCGGGGTTGAAGTCCACCAGATGCGCCGCGCTCCATTTCAGGCGCTTGCAATGGCCGAAGATGAGATGATCCTTGCCTGTTACGGGACGGCCCAGCGGATCGTCAAGCGAGCGGCCCTGATCGGCAACATCTCTCAGGTGACCCGAACTCATGCGATCTGTGTCATATCCGACTCCAGGAAGAAGAAGAGGATTGGAAAGACGCTGGTTGTCGGAGAGGTGCATCTGAGCGGTCTTGAGGATAGCTCCGACCTCATCGAGATGATCAACCACTGA
- a CDS encoding DUF1858 domain-containing protein — translation MAITAESTILELLQEKPESADVLMRFGMGCLGCAIGRGESIRQAAAAHGIPLEELLGALGISEQ, via the coding sequence ATGGCGATCACCGCTGAAAGTACAATTCTGGAGCTCCTCCAGGAAAAACCGGAATCTGCAGATGTCCTGATGCGTTTTGGCATGGGCTGCCTCGGATGTGCGATCGGCCGTGGAGAGAGCATCCGCCAGGCGGCGGCGGCACACGGGATCCCGCTCGAGGAACTCCTCGGGGCGCTCGGCATTTCCGAACAGTAA
- a CDS encoding tRNA(Ile)(2)-agmatinylcytidine synthase, translating to MFIGIDDTDSPAGMCTTYLGAVLGERLREGGMEVVEMRLVRLNPNAPYKTRGNATVCIEARGDPERAFGIAAAAIDEFADLSCENTNPGLVVVEERPDPAFYWKAVRHFCSIEEACDLLEESAALYRGWKNGRGLIGATAGVASELPDRTWELLAYRRPECWGTRRAVERSSVFAAEAATYPHTWDSVDRQNGVVVCVPHTPDPVLYGIRGESAAWVQEAGSMIRAEEPERLTVWITNQGTDAHLIDGEIGTLLEGRSYRVRGRVAERASTGEGGHVRALLEDGDKHLACMAFEPTKGFREVVRGLVPGDTVLACGSCRHGALNLEKIRIDTLSEDTIYRPPLCPTCGSRMTSAGREKGYKCRKCGARAQEPETSLRPRSVQKGWFEVPPVARRHLSRPQVREGLDQRDTPLPLDPIETSIKER from the coding sequence ATGTTCATCGGGATCGACGACACCGACTCCCCGGCCGGGATGTGCACGACCTACCTCGGGGCCGTGCTCGGGGAACGGTTGCGCGAGGGCGGAATGGAGGTAGTCGAGATGCGCCTTGTGCGCCTGAACCCGAACGCTCCCTACAAGACGCGGGGGAATGCGACGGTGTGCATCGAGGCGCGGGGCGATCCGGAGAGAGCGTTCGGGATCGCCGCCGCCGCCATCGACGAGTTCGCCGATCTTTCCTGCGAGAACACCAATCCGGGGCTGGTGGTGGTCGAAGAGCGGCCCGACCCCGCATTCTACTGGAAGGCCGTCCGCCATTTCTGTTCGATCGAGGAGGCCTGCGACCTGCTGGAGGAGAGCGCCGCCCTCTACCGCGGCTGGAAGAACGGACGGGGGCTGATCGGGGCGACGGCAGGTGTTGCAAGTGAACTTCCCGACCGGACCTGGGAACTACTGGCCTATCGCCGGCCGGAATGCTGGGGGACACGGCGTGCAGTGGAACGCTCATCCGTCTTTGCCGCCGAGGCGGCGACCTACCCCCACACCTGGGACTCAGTGGACCGGCAAAACGGTGTCGTCGTCTGTGTGCCCCACACCCCGGACCCCGTGCTCTACGGGATCAGGGGGGAGTCGGCGGCATGGGTGCAGGAGGCCGGATCGATGATCCGGGCCGAGGAGCCCGAACGCCTGACAGTCTGGATCACCAACCAGGGCACCGACGCCCACCTGATCGACGGGGAGATCGGGACCCTCCTGGAGGGACGCTCCTACCGAGTCCGCGGACGGGTGGCGGAACGGGCGTCGACCGGTGAAGGGGGGCATGTCAGAGCCCTCCTTGAAGACGGGGACAAACATCTCGCCTGCATGGCCTTTGAACCGACAAAAGGGTTCAGGGAGGTTGTACGAGGGCTGGTGCCTGGCGACACCGTGCTCGCCTGCGGGAGCTGCAGGCATGGAGCACTCAACCTGGAAAAGATCCGCATTGACACCCTTTCAGAGGATACAATATACAGACCGCCGTTATGCCCGACCTGTGGAAGCCGGATGACCTCGGCCGGGAGGGAGAAGGGGTATAAGTGCCGAAAATGCGGGGCACGGGCACAGGAACCGGAGACCTCCCTCAGGCCCAGGTCCGTGCAGAAGGGCTGGTTCGAGGTTCCGCCGGTGGCGAGGCGCCATCTCTCCAGACCGCAGGTCAGGGAGGGCCTGGACCAGAGGGACACCCCTCTACCCCTGGATCCGATTGAAACCTCCATTAAAGAGAGGTGA
- the nrdD gene encoding anaerobic ribonucleoside-triphosphate reductase, whose translation MTGTASHRPAIPSQKYAQSNAHLYFGPGSVCMQWTEEQRALAQKYKRLEDIPVEERRYKCHTCNHVVDATPCPVCGETELEIMCPLDHTHCSHEVVSGIEYCPLCGAAVCPECGCHDVSQISRVTGYLQDVSGWNAGKQQELKDRVRYTVA comes from the coding sequence GTGACCGGAACGGCATCGCATCGACCCGCCATTCCGTCCCAGAAATATGCGCAATCCAATGCACATTTATATTTTGGGCCGGGATCTGTATGCATGCAGTGGACCGAGGAGCAGCGTGCGCTGGCACAGAAATACAAACGGCTTGAAGACATCCCGGTGGAGGAGCGGCGCTATAAGTGCCACACCTGCAACCATGTGGTGGACGCCACGCCCTGCCCGGTCTGCGGGGAGACCGAACTGGAGATCATGTGCCCCCTCGACCACACCCACTGTTCCCACGAGGTCGTCTCCGGGATCGAGTACTGCCCCCTCTGCGGTGCGGCGGTCTGCCCGGAGTGCGGCTGCCACGATGTCAGCCAGATCAGCCGCGTCACCGGATACCTGCAGGATGTTTCGGGCTGGAACGCCGGCAAACAGCAGGAACTCAAGGACCGCGTCCGCTATACCGTTGCATGA
- the thiE gene encoding thiamine phosphate synthase, with translation MGYDLYVVTDARIGRGRSHIEQVRHAVAGGADVVQLRDKEMDIADLLQAGRAIREVTREAGALFIVNDHPDLALAADADGVHLGQEDITPAAVRAIAPPGFIIGVSVGNVAEAVAAEAAGADYVALSPTFSTDSKSDAGPGQGLAVLRAIRSSVTVPLVAIGGITPANVAEVVAAGADGIAVISAVVGQEDVTGAARQMKHLIKAAKTERVGEGETTVPDPPAA, from the coding sequence ATGGGCTACGACCTCTATGTCGTCACCGATGCACGGATCGGCCGCGGCCGATCCCATATCGAGCAGGTCCGCCATGCCGTTGCCGGCGGGGCGGACGTCGTCCAGCTCAGGGACAAAGAGATGGACATCGCCGACCTGCTGCAGGCGGGGCGGGCGATCCGGGAGGTCACCCGGGAGGCGGGCGCCCTCTTCATCGTGAACGATCACCCGGATCTTGCCCTGGCGGCCGATGCCGACGGCGTTCATCTCGGTCAGGAGGACATCACCCCGGCGGCGGTGCGGGCGATCGCCCCGCCGGGATTCATCATCGGGGTCTCGGTCGGGAACGTCGCCGAGGCGGTGGCGGCAGAGGCGGCGGGTGCCGATTATGTTGCCCTCAGCCCGACCTTCTCGACGGACTCCAAGAGCGATGCGGGACCGGGGCAGGGGCTTGCAGTGCTGCGGGCGATCCGCTCCTCGGTCACCGTCCCGCTTGTGGCGATCGGCGGGATCACACCGGCGAATGTGGCGGAGGTGGTCGCCGCAGGTGCCGACGGCATCGCCGTAATCTCCGCCGTCGTCGGGCAGGAGGACGTGACCGGGGCAGCCCGACAGATGAAGCACCTGATAAAGGCTGCAAAAACGGAGCGGGTCGGCGAGGGTGAAACAACGGTGCCGGATCCACCCGCGGCCTGA
- a CDS encoding deoxyhypusine synthase, translating to MESNREECAEPVRQLKPAPDMTADALVRAIAGAGAYNGGALARATDIYETMLRDEASTNFFGLAGAMVPAGMGGIVSDLIERGHIDILVSTGANLTHDTIEAIGCHHYRGSAVCDDVELRHEEINRIYDIFLPDEAFVRLEEFMQDCLSDIPDRSTVSISGLLRHIGERLESGILATAARYDVPVFCPAVQDSMLGLQFWVYNQMHGITVDAFGDMREIIDRCYAAEHAGAFLVGGGVPKNFIFQSKLITPSGFDYAVQLTGDRPDLGGLSGATLTEAQSWGKINEDAAAITVYGDATINLPLITAAVLERLEHD from the coding sequence ATGGAATCCAACAGGGAAGAATGCGCAGAACCGGTCAGGCAACTTAAGCCCGCCCCGGACATGACGGCCGATGCCCTTGTGCGTGCAATCGCTGGGGCAGGGGCATACAACGGCGGGGCGCTTGCCCGGGCGACCGACATCTACGAGACGATGCTCAGGGATGAGGCGTCGACGAATTTCTTCGGGCTCGCGGGTGCGATGGTCCCGGCCGGAATGGGCGGGATCGTCAGCGATCTCATCGAGAGGGGGCATATCGACATCCTGGTCTCCACCGGCGCCAACCTCACCCACGACACCATCGAGGCGATCGGCTGCCACCACTACCGGGGCAGCGCTGTCTGTGACGATGTCGAACTGCGGCACGAGGAGATCAACCGGATCTACGACATCTTCCTTCCGGACGAGGCCTTCGTCCGCCTGGAGGAGTTCATGCAGGACTGCCTCTCCGATATACCGGACCGCTCGACGGTTTCGATCTCCGGGCTCCTCCGCCACATCGGCGAGCGCCTGGAGAGCGGGATCCTGGCGACGGCGGCGAGGTATGACGTCCCGGTCTTCTGCCCGGCGGTCCAGGACTCGATGCTCGGGTTGCAGTTCTGGGTCTACAACCAGATGCACGGGATCACCGTCGACGCCTTCGGCGACATGCGGGAGATCATCGACCGCTGCTATGCCGCCGAGCATGCCGGCGCCTTCCTTGTGGGCGGCGGGGTGCCGAAGAACTTCATCTTCCAGAGCAAACTCATCACCCCATCGGGCTTTGACTATGCCGTCCAGCTCACCGGTGACCGCCCGGACCTGGGGGGACTCTCGGGCGCTACCCTCACCGAGGCGCAGTCCTGGGGGAAGATCAACGAGGACGCCGCGGCGATCACGGTCTACGGGGACGCCACCATCAACCTGCCCCTGATCACCGCCGCCGTGCTGGAGAGGCTGGAGCATGACTGA
- the thiM gene encoding hydroxyethylthiazole kinase, with protein sequence MDAQTSAALLGLVREKRPLVHHITNTVTINDCANITICAGGAPVMAGAAEESAEMAAAAGALVLNIGTLDPAQVESMLRAGRRANECGVPVILDPVGAGATALRTESVLRILEEVEVAVLKGNAGEIGVLAGTGGTVRGVDSGGCDGDAVETARTCARATGTVVAMTGIVDVVTDGERCVLVQNGDPLMDRLSGTGCMASSVVGCFVAVADDPLSGAAAALCAFGLAGERGAAAARGPYSFRTGLFDELYALTPEDLAGGARLEAA encoded by the coding sequence ATGGACGCACAGACATCTGCCGCACTCCTCGGGCTGGTCAGGGAGAAACGACCGCTCGTGCACCACATCACCAACACCGTGACGATCAATGACTGCGCCAACATCACCATCTGCGCCGGCGGCGCCCCGGTGATGGCCGGGGCCGCCGAAGAGTCGGCAGAGATGGCGGCGGCGGCCGGTGCGCTGGTGCTGAACATCGGGACCCTGGACCCGGCCCAGGTGGAGTCGATGCTCAGGGCGGGCAGACGGGCAAACGAATGCGGCGTGCCTGTCATTCTCGATCCCGTGGGTGCCGGGGCGACCGCCCTGCGGACCGAGAGCGTGCTCAGGATCCTTGAGGAGGTGGAGGTTGCCGTCCTGAAGGGGAATGCCGGAGAGATCGGGGTGCTCGCCGGGACCGGCGGGACGGTGCGGGGCGTGGACTCGGGCGGGTGTGACGGCGACGCCGTCGAGACCGCCCGCACCTGCGCCCGGGCGACCGGGACGGTGGTGGCGATGACCGGCATAGTGGACGTCGTCACCGATGGCGAGCGGTGCGTGCTGGTGCAAAACGGCGATCCCCTGATGGACCGCCTCTCCGGCACCGGCTGCATGGCCTCGTCGGTGGTCGGCTGTTTTGTCGCCGTCGCCGACGATCCCCTCTCCGGGGCCGCCGCAGCGCTGTGTGCCTTCGGGCTTGCGGGGGAGAGGGGCGCCGCCGCGGCCAGAGGACCATATTCCTTCAGGACAGGGCTCTTCGACGAACTCTATGCCCTCACGCCCGAAGACCTGGCGGGCGGTGCGCGGCTGGAGGCCGCCTGA
- the npdG gene encoding NADPH-dependent F420 reductase has protein sequence MKVGIIGGTGGIGQGMALRLSQNHSVLIGSRIEEKAQAACELCEYALKVLGLPFDLLPTTNQGVVDESDIVVFSIPAENLEQTIKGLTGLEGKTVISLMNPMVRTDYFRYDPPAEGSAALKLQKLLPDSKVVAAFNNIPAGKWQKLSEPLDYSVCVCSDFDDAKKTVMELVESVSELKSLDAGPLAVSPYIEAITPLVINIARFSKMRDVGVYFK, from the coding sequence ATGAAAGTGGGAATCATCGGCGGCACCGGCGGCATCGGTCAGGGGATGGCATTGCGGCTATCACAGAACCACTCCGTACTCATCGGATCTCGCATCGAGGAGAAGGCCCAGGCCGCCTGCGAACTCTGCGAGTATGCCCTCAAGGTGCTCGGCCTCCCCTTCGACCTGCTCCCGACAACCAACCAGGGCGTTGTGGACGAATCAGATATCGTTGTCTTCTCGATCCCGGCCGAGAACCTTGAACAGACAATCAAGGGCCTTACCGGGCTCGAGGGCAAGACCGTCATCAGCCTGATGAACCCGATGGTCAGGACCGACTACTTCAGGTACGATCCCCCTGCGGAGGGATCGGCGGCCCTCAAACTCCAGAAACTCCTGCCCGACTCAAAGGTCGTCGCCGCCTTCAACAATATTCCGGCCGGAAAATGGCAGAAACTCTCAGAGCCCCTTGACTATTCGGTCTGTGTCTGCTCGGACTTTGACGACGCCAAGAAGACGGTCATGGAGCTGGTCGAATCGGTCTCAGAACTGAAGTCCCTGGATGCCGGCCCCCTGGCGGTCTCGCCATACATCGAGGCCATCACCCCACTCGTCATCAATATCGCACGCTTCAGTAAGATGCGCGACGTCGGCGTCTACTTCAAGTGA
- the pyrF gene encoding orotidine-5'-phosphate decarboxylase, which yields MTDLILSLDVTDRSEALRIAAAVAPEADAIKVGYPLVLAAGLGIAHDLAELGLPLIADFKVADIPNTNTLICEQVFAAGFSAVIAQGFPGPDSVLACVDAARAAGGECYVVAEMSHPGARTFFSEGVPERLCAIVAETGADGIIAPATRPERVRALREQVGTKKILSPGIGAQGGDPAAIAALVDGMIVGRSIYGAEDPAAAARAYAPYRR from the coding sequence ATGACTGACCTGATCCTCTCCCTGGATGTCACCGACCGCAGTGAAGCGCTCCGCATCGCCGCCGCCGTCGCTCCCGAGGCGGATGCGATCAAGGTCGGCTACCCGCTGGTGCTCGCCGCCGGACTCGGGATCGCACATGACCTCGCCGAACTGGGCCTCCCGCTCATCGCCGACTTCAAGGTGGCCGACATCCCGAACACCAACACCCTGATCTGCGAACAGGTGTTTGCGGCCGGTTTTTCCGCCGTGATCGCCCAGGGCTTTCCGGGACCGGACTCGGTGCTTGCCTGCGTCGATGCCGCCCGTGCTGCCGGCGGTGAGTGTTATGTGGTCGCCGAGATGAGTCATCCCGGCGCCCGCACCTTCTTCTCTGAGGGCGTCCCCGAACGCCTCTGCGCCATCGTCGCCGAGACCGGGGCGGACGGGATCATCGCCCCGGCCACCCGCCCGGAACGGGTGCGTGCCCTGCGGGAGCAGGTCGGGACGAAGAAGATCCTTTCCCCGGGCATCGGGGCGCAGGGCGGCGACCCGGCGGCGATCGCAGCCCTCGTCGACGGCATGATCGTCGGGCGCTCCATCTATGGTGCAGAAGACCCGGCGGCGGCGGCGCGGGCATATGCACCCTACCGCCGATGA
- a CDS encoding adenosylcobinamide amidohydrolase yields the protein MRYYYSADTLFVRGSFRAASTGVNGGLGTVSTLLNHTVPEHFGHADPSRHLREITDAAGMGEDAFGLLTAVPMRHLCILQYDFITVFVTAGVTNPNPDPAVPHTINIIVTSREGFSDAALLGAIITVTEAKTRALRDLGRTFTGTTTDAVIAASEGEVVHEYAGPLTAAGMRIYAAVLRGVAAALDRQEGRVEDTGPSYFIFSRYNGDHWVEWQPEGCPYYPCHFPGQVCDFCYCPYYPCRDGDLGHWVESSSGGQVWSCSRCTLLHIPEVADYYKQNPEASLDELKKLRATLDTKRSGA from the coding sequence ATGAGATACTATTACAGCGCCGACACCCTGTTTGTCCGCGGCTCGTTCAGGGCGGCGAGCACCGGTGTCAACGGCGGTCTGGGCACGGTCTCGACCCTGCTCAACCATACAGTCCCTGAACACTTCGGGCACGCCGATCCCTCCCGCCACCTGCGGGAGATCACCGATGCCGCAGGCATGGGGGAGGACGCATTCGGGCTGCTGACGGCGGTGCCGATGCGCCATCTCTGCATCCTGCAGTACGACTTCATCACGGTGTTCGTGACGGCCGGCGTCACCAACCCCAACCCTGACCCCGCCGTTCCCCATACGATCAATATCATCGTCACCTCGCGGGAGGGCTTTTCCGACGCCGCACTGCTGGGGGCGATCATCACCGTCACCGAGGCAAAGACCCGGGCGCTCCGCGACCTCGGTCGGACCTTCACCGGCACGACGACCGACGCCGTGATTGCCGCCTCCGAGGGGGAGGTCGTCCACGAATATGCCGGCCCCCTCACCGCCGCCGGGATGCGCATCTATGCCGCCGTGCTCAGGGGGGTCGCGGCGGCGCTCGACCGGCAGGAGGGGCGGGTGGAGGACACAGGGCCGTCGTATTTCATCTTCAGCCGCTACAACGGCGATCACTGGGTGGAGTGGCAACCCGAGGGGTGCCCCTATTATCCCTGCCATTTCCCCGGACAGGTCTGCGATTTCTGTTACTGCCCCTATTACCCATGCAGGGACGGCGATCTGGGCCACTGGGTGGAGAGTTCCTCGGGCGGGCAGGTCTGGAGCTGCAGCCGCTGCACTCTCCTCCACATCCCGGAGGTTGCCGACTATTACAAACAGAATCCCGAGGCGTCCCTCGACGAGCTGAAAAAGCTCAGGGCAACACTGGATACGAAGCGGTCAGGGGCCTGA
- a CDS encoding RPA family protein, with protein MPAERAITPRYEREPARRVFAAELREATHHFKDGEDEKSPTYVLLPTGERCNRVFFVGSMTQKEKRGEQNIFYSVRVVDPTGTFYVTASSYQGEAMTQVSRIDPPAFVAVVGKPNVYDAPDGRVFVSIRAESVTVVDREMRDCWVLDAAEETVRRIDALETPEDDEEDQVKKDDRKKAQERYRVDLAAYRQMVYDALAQIDM; from the coding sequence ATGCCAGCTGAACGAGCAATCACACCGCGCTATGAGCGCGAGCCCGCCCGCCGGGTGTTTGCGGCCGAACTGCGGGAGGCCACCCACCACTTCAAGGACGGCGAGGACGAGAAGAGCCCGACCTATGTGCTGCTGCCGACCGGCGAGCGCTGCAACCGGGTGTTCTTCGTGGGTTCGATGACCCAGAAGGAGAAACGCGGCGAGCAGAACATCTTCTACTCGGTGCGGGTCGTCGACCCCACCGGCACCTTCTATGTGACGGCAAGTTCGTACCAGGGCGAGGCAATGACCCAGGTCTCCCGGATCGATCCACCGGCATTTGTTGCTGTGGTCGGCAAACCGAACGTCTATGACGCTCCCGACGGACGGGTCTTCGTCTCGATCCGGGCCGAATCGGTGACCGTCGTGGACCGGGAGATGCGGGACTGCTGGGTCCTGGACGCCGCCGAAGAGACGGTCCGGCGCATCGACGCCCTCGAGACTCCAGAGGATGACGAGGAAGACCAGGTAAAGAAGGACGACAGAAAAAAGGCGCAGGAGCGCTACCGCGTCGATCTGGCGGCCTACCGGCAGATGGTCTACGACGCCCTCGCCCAGATAGACATGTAA
- the thsA gene encoding thermosome subunit alpha, translated as MSQQLGGQPILILKEGSSRTRGRDAQSINIAAAKAVASAVRTTLGPKGMDKMLVDTIGDVVITNDGVTILKEMDIEHPAAKMMVEVAKTQDDEVGDGTTTAVVVAGELLKRSEDLLEQDVHPTVIAQGYRLAAEKAIELVRDLAIDIKPDDVEALKKIAGTAMTGKGAEASKDKLCDLIVKAVTMVADEDGTVDTDYVKIEKKVGGTIEDSEIIEGMLIDKERVHPAMPKTVNDAKILLLNAAVEFKKTEVDAEINITSPDQLQMFLDEEERMIRAIVDKIVASGANVLFCQKGIDDIAQHYLAKAGIFATRRVKKSDMEKLARATGASLVSSIDAISGDELGFAGIVEERKVSGEDMIFVEQCKNPKAVSIIIKGGTEHVVDELDRAIEDALRVVEVAIRDRKFVAGGGSPEVELSLRLREYAATVGGRAQLAIEAFANALEIIPRTLAENAGLDPIDTLVDLRAAHEQGQKTAGLDVYSGKAGDMLEKGVVEPLRVKTQAISSAAEAAVMILRIDDVIASSRSAGPSPEEMAAMGGGMGGGMGGMPPMM; from the coding sequence ATGTCTCAGCAACTGGGAGGACAACCAATCCTTATTCTGAAAGAAGGGAGCTCCCGCACCCGCGGGCGTGACGCACAGAGCATCAACATCGCCGCAGCCAAGGCCGTCGCCTCGGCTGTGCGCACGACGCTCGGCCCGAAGGGCATGGACAAGATGCTCGTCGACACCATCGGTGACGTCGTCATCACGAACGACGGTGTGACCATTCTCAAGGAGATGGACATCGAGCACCCGGCCGCCAAGATGATGGTCGAGGTCGCCAAGACGCAGGACGACGAGGTCGGCGACGGCACCACCACCGCAGTCGTTGTGGCCGGCGAACTCCTCAAGCGCTCCGAGGACCTCCTCGAGCAGGACGTTCACCCCACGGTGATCGCACAGGGCTACCGCCTGGCCGCCGAGAAGGCGATCGAACTTGTCAGGGACCTTGCCATCGACATCAAGCCCGACGACGTTGAGGCGCTCAAGAAGATCGCCGGCACCGCCATGACCGGCAAGGGCGCCGAGGCCTCCAAGGACAAACTCTGTGACCTCATCGTCAAGGCCGTCACGATGGTCGCCGACGAGGACGGCACCGTCGACACCGACTACGTCAAGATCGAGAAGAAGGTCGGCGGCACCATCGAGGACTCGGAGATCATCGAGGGTATGCTCATCGACAAGGAGCGTGTCCACCCGGCCATGCCGAAGACGGTCAACGACGCAAAGATCCTGCTCCTGAACGCCGCCGTCGAGTTCAAGAAGACCGAGGTCGACGCCGAGATCAACATCACGAGCCCCGACCAGCTCCAGATGTTCCTGGATGAGGAGGAGCGGATGATCCGCGCCATCGTCGACAAGATCGTCGCCTCCGGTGCGAACGTTCTCTTCTGCCAGAAGGGCATCGACGACATCGCCCAGCACTACCTGGCCAAGGCCGGCATCTTCGCCACCCGCCGTGTGAAGAAGAGCGACATGGAGAAGCTCGCCCGCGCCACCGGCGCCTCCCTGGTCTCCTCCATCGACGCCATCTCCGGTGACGAACTCGGGTTCGCCGGTATCGTCGAGGAGCGCAAGGTTTCCGGCGAGGACATGATCTTCGTCGAGCAGTGCAAGAACCCCAAGGCGGTCTCGATCATCATCAAGGGCGGCACCGAGCATGTCGTCGACGAGCTGGACCGCGCCATCGAGGACGCCCTCCGCGTTGTCGAGGTTGCCATCCGCGACAGGAAGTTCGTGGCCGGCGGCGGTTCCCCCGAGGTCGAGCTCTCCCTGCGTCTGCGGGAGTACGCCGCCACCGTCGGCGGACGTGCACAGCTCGCCATCGAGGCCTTTGCAAACGCCCTCGAGATCATCCCGAGAACCCTGGCCGAGAACGCCGGTCTCGACCCGATCGACACCCTGGTCGACCTCCGTGCGGCCCACGAGCAGGGTCAGAAGACCGCCGGTCTCGACGTCTACTCCGGCAAGGCCGGCGACATGCTCGAGAAGGGCGTTGTCGAGCCCCTGCGCGTTAAGACCCAGGCGATCAGCTCCGCCGCCGAAGCGGCCGTGATGATCCTCAGGATCGACGACGTCATTGCATCCTCCAGGTCCGCCGGCCCCTCACCCGAGGAGATGGCGGCAATGGGCGGCGGCATGGGCGGCGGTATGGGCGGCATGCCCCCCATGATGTAA